In the Bombus fervidus isolate BK054 chromosome 13, iyBomFerv1, whole genome shotgun sequence genome, TTCGTAAGAATAAACattctgtaaaaaatttggaatcAGTACCAATGAACCATGTATTCATGGATCCTAAGGTcctcttaaaaaaaaaaccgaaTCTTTTTACGTTAGGAAATTCTTTAATCAAAAATTTATTGCGACAAAAAAACTTGCTATTGATATCTGCAGCAttagttaaaaataataaaaatattagcgGTAGTGAACATCGAGCATTTAAATGTTCCAAACTCCAGGATTAGCATCTTCTTTTAAGtagtaaataatattctttttatgttttcttataaattttgtatatcatAAGCTTTTTATATCATACTAAAGTAATTATGTTACAAGTATTTAAATCTTGAGTTTTGAATGAATAGACAAATGATTCAAGTAATAACCAATAGCACTTCCGAtatgtttgaaattatttaaacttgTTTGAAGctattttttcttcgaatattttcatttttttttttcctcccaCAAATATGCAAGagctttatatattatttagataCTTCTTAATGCTTTAAGGAAACAGAATTTCATCGAGATTTTGCATGTGCACAATATACATTAAAAAGTGTAGCATGTTACACGACCTTCCATCGAATTGCGCTCGAACGTGTAATGTACTTCACGTACCATATACGATATTTTACATGAACTTCTGAAAATGAACATTATAATCGTTCAAGATGTACCACGCACCTGCAGGGATTCTCTAACTTCAGACAATAGAGTCGAgacgtatgtatatacgaaTATGTGTGCAAATATATTAGTGTACGTCAATCTGTGCaatgtgaaataatataaattcaaaagaatttcgtatattataaaaatcatcGACCCTTGTATTGTGgacgttacataatattactcgaataacgaataaacctatataaatatataaaaaatgcgTCAATTTTACAATTCCAACAGTTTCATTAATATATACTGTTTTTTCTAGCTCTTCCATGCCTcgatgatataaaaatattgatatcgataataatagtaatataattaacattttatggAGTATATACAATTGGAACCGTACCATCCACAATTGAAGGATTTGCAATATGTTCGTTCAATTGTACCCATGCATATACGCTTAACAATTCGTAAGCTACAACACAAACTATCGCTATTCATCACCAGACATCTTCGTTACATGTTttgtataacaatatattaatttaatgtagagcaactaaaaaattccaataatATAATGGAATAGTACTCATACaagtaaaaatgttttcttatatttctacattataacaatttgttctataatttttcatcactttattttaatcattaaattaacaaaatttaattaacgaaagaggtctcttttttcgaaaatgtttaataGAGAAAGAATTTTCAACTACTTCAATAAATCTTTAACTAATAAACAGTGATTGTACGTACAATCAGAAAAGTCAGttgtaattattacaattcATTATTGTTAatgtatgaatatttatatttttgttttcaaaataactcataaaaatattcaaaaactaACAAGACTAAGATtcctatttaaataaaaagaataataattttctgtctatcattttaatttatttcataataaatatttcgttgaattaaaaatattttataggcGATAAAGTGTGATAGTAACttaatcgtaaaattaatattattgaaattgagTCGAGCGAGCACGTAtctttattatgtataatctgtatatttataagtttaatataaatactacTGTCAACAgaatgatttataaaaataaatccacTACTCCagtcaaaattaattaatttctttctggAAGACTACATCTAATAGCTtcatataaacaaaataaaatacaaacacCATTCAGAAAAATGTTCTATTTCGcacgtttatttaaaaaaagaaatcattaCCTCCACAAAACAAGTCTTTTCTAATTATTAGAAAGacatatattgaatttttttgtgtaattaatatgtattaaattttacattcaaAGTAGAGGAAGAAGATCTCATCCCCTAAGGTATTTTGTAAATGTTACTATCATTTAATTTTGTCATTCCATCGATAGAACCTTCATAGAATCATCTGGACTAAAAATTTTGCTTCGCGTTGTCTCTAATttcaaaacaaaaataatcatTATATTCATCACTATAAATTCATTGTACAAATAGAATATGttcaacaaataaaaatacttgacAAAATAATCCTCCTAAACCTAGAGTACGTGTTCCtctttttaattcaatataCAAGAAAGCTGATCTTAATTCCACAGGAGATAGtgatttaaatacatataaaataacgcGACTGAAACATTACAAGAGATATGATAACAGAatgaatgtataaataataaaagctCATTTAAATTCCATTCTCCATTCTGTTATCATTTGTTCATGTATgtgtattacatattatatgtaaaatatcgtgTGAAATATACATTGAGAAAATATGATATACatggaattaaattattacagaatttcGATTCGCATCTACATCATTTCCAAATGTTGTATCGTCGTTTTACGTACACCAAAAGTTCAGTAAAACAACTTTATGTTTCAGAGAAATTACAATACGCATGTCGACgtgtattaaagaaaaagtaataCATTAAATCACATAGGACAGATTGACGTATCATTTCCTGTATAGATAATCCGGTCATcggtatataaataaatacaatacatataataGAGAGATACACAGGTTGATGGTAATCGATAGGGAAGCTGAGGGCCTGTAGAGCAGATAAAATACACGAAAGTGTTAATTAAGTACAAGAATGAGCTTGAACCTCAGCTTTCCCAAACCTACCATTCacaaaattatcaaataattggTTACGCGATTCAATCGAACGTTTAAGTAGGTCTGTTCCGGTGTAACAGTTCCTAAAAAAGCGCATGGAGAAAAATTGGCAGTGCGCAATGGGCAGTGAATCGAACTGTTATTAAATACCTATACACTGGAATAATGAATAGTATCAGGGACAGTTAAATGCTtcctttaaaaaatgcaatttttcaaACTGAGGCAGTCTTAGGTAAAGTAAAATGGCGATGTAATCCCAAGAAAAATACTGTTCATCGTTGTGTCTTGTTAaaccttcctttttttcccgATACGTTTAACCGCGATATTATTGACCAACTGGCGAAAAATCCTGAAACTCTAATAACCGGCGAAAATACAACCAGacatgtataaaattttcccTTCTACtgcgttttcttttttgtcattttttttctttttttttttaattcgcgtTCATTAAGAGTCTAGAAACTTCCTCGCCGgtatacaatataaaagaTCTTTCTCGTTTTTTTGCATCTATTATGTGCTTTCTTTACGCTTAACAATATACCATAATAACTATTGTTGAATGGGCAATTAGTCGataattatatctatatagataataatacAACTTAATGGTAGTAAGAGcaataatagatataatatagcTCCTATAGTAGTTGTAAAATCATTATATGATCCACATAGTGGCCTTCCAGATCGTAGCAACAgtcatacatatataaatgtaattgtataaagtaaataaaaacagactgaaaatgaacaaaaaatgtaatagaaaagaattctttttttttatgtactAAATATACGCAAATAGGCCTAGAGTAGTCTGAACTGCTCTCACAACTTTTAATTGAGAAGCcaattctttttcctttcatttaACATTACTTTAATTGCCTTAATTTAGTGTCGTTCCTTGCTCTCTcacgctctctttctctctcccacTCACTTTTTTCTCGctcgttctctctttttttctgaaAAAGGGTTTTTTACCCTCAacttataatacatatatagaccCTCTCTAACTAGCTCACTACAATCCGTGGAGGTGTATTTTGCGTGACCTttgctttatatattttttatgtatatatatatataatatataacatattaataatatatatatatcgtaatgAAGATAGTAGGCATAGCCACTCGTGCTCGGATCACAGACTACTTGCTGCCGTACTCCCTTTGTACAGACAGTCTGGTGGACACTATggctttttctcttatttaacGTTCCCACacgttatttttcttcgtgttATATATACTACGTATACACGTATAGACATTCGGCCAACAATgaaatcattaattttcatttgttttttttttactttttttttaataagtatTTTTTGCACGAATTTTGCATTTCAAATCCTTAAAACGCGTAGGCGGACCAATATTCAGTTACGTCACCGGAGATATAGTTTTTCGATCataagataaattatatcCCTTACTAACGAAGATTCCACCGATTGCATTGAGATTCCCTTCGTCGttttcttataatttgttacaaatatactatatatatatgtatagtaaaataaatgaaatatacaatattaataaaaacagaTCAGGTTTAAAGGTTAGAGTTCAtcattttctcttttgttaCCATTTTGCTAACATCTGTACGTGTGTACGAGCGTATTTCGATACGGCCATGACATATAGACGTAAATACTACAGCCAGGATTAATTTATCCTGAGAAAAACTATCGCCTGACTAGCCTTAACGAAATCGCACGTATTTTTTACGGCATTGTTATTCACATGGTGTGTAGATTTGTACATATGTAACGAGGTGTATCTGATGCATGAAATGGAGGCACTAGTCAGTGTTTCTGGAGAGATTGACGGGTCCTGGGATAGCAATGAGGAGGTTGTGTCAGCAGGCACTGGTTTCCTCTCCTTCGAGTGTGCACGCGACATTCTCTAGCCTGTGGGCTAGATGTAATTTACGACAGCCCGCGTCTGTCTCCAAGGCCTCTAGGATCTATGCAATAttccattaattaaattaccaattaacaaactaaaaattttaataaaaagagtTAAGCTCTGCTTTCAAGATACTTACTTGTTCATAATACTTGCTGACATAGATGTAAAGTTCTTTTAGTGCTGCGATCACATCAAACTCATTCGCATGTGACGCACTCAGCTGTTGCATGGCACTAGACATTTCTTGATCAGTGATTTGTGGCAGTCTTTGTACATCTGTGTAAAAACGACCCACTTTCTCTCGGTAATGCGGTATGTCCTTGGCAAAGAGTAACTTATTCGACGGTGAATCTTTTCCCAGCCTGTGTTCCGTCATAGAACAAGAGTCCATAAATGTTTGCGCTATCACGGAGAGGCTCGAATCAACCGTCGTGGACTTATTTATATCGAACATGAAGTCTGGattcttaataaaattcacCCAAAATCTAAGCGGCAAACTATTCGATTTCCATGCGTGCGGTACCTCCGGGTCAACGATCCCGTGTTGCTTCGCGGCATCGTCCAGGAGATCGAACAGCCATTTTACAGCACTGGGTAATGCTTCGTTCGCTGTTAGAATCGTATTCAAAAAATCATCGACGAATTTTTGAACGGTACCCTTCGTCGATAGTAAtctcgttaaaaatatttcagggATGGCTTTGTGTGTTCGTTCTGGATGATGATGCTTGCTACCGGTGAAACCCATACCTGGTGGATAGTGACTTTCTTCTATAGGCCTTACCAAATGATATAATCGTTGATTACCTCCATGACCGCTTTCTACGTCGCcgttagctgttatgatcGGCGGTGAATGTTGAGATTCGAAGTATAAACCGCTAACGGGATGATTGTACATTACAGGACTAATTAGATTGTGATTAGGTGTGGATGGAAGATGCGTGGACGAACAGTGATTCGCGTGACGATGTAAGTGATGGTGATGTGCATGGTGGTGAATGGACTGCTGCTGATGATGATAGTGCGATGGTTTACAATTGTGACACGGTGGTTTACAGGCGACGGAAAAACCATCGTTCTGTCTAGGAATCAACGACATCACTGCTGACTCTTTCACACCATAATGCGCCAACGTGTTTATCTTTTTCCATTCGCCGCTGCACTTTGACGTGAGATCCTCATCCTGGAGAGTTAAATGTCCGCCTCTACCGTGTCTCCATTCCAAATCTACGTCATGAACGGACGGCCTCAGTGAGAAAGGAGTATTCTTGTAGAGAGCATCTAGGATCTTGGACTTCACTTGATTTATAGTATCACAATCTAACACCTTGCACTGGATTTTCTCATCAAGATCATCTTGGACGACATGCAGAGTGACCACGCTGTGCTCAATCTGCTCACGGAGTAGCCTTTCTTCAGATAATGAATATCTAGCGTCGTACGTGATCACGTCCACAGGACCCTTTTCTATCTGGTGCTTTATTGCCTTGAACAATAAAAATAGAGAGGAACCTGCATAGTCTTTAAGATAATTGTACATACAAAGAGCCATCCAGTTAGTTAGCATCTTTTCTACCACAGATTCGGTCCTTCTAAGCATCAACTGAGGATGCTTCGTGTTCACTGCCTTTTCGATAAGTCTTAGTAAAAGATTCATGAGTATATCAGTCGCATACTCCATCTTACCCATTAGGACGACCATAAGTAATGATGCAACATTCACTTTATCTCTAATATTAAAGTCTTTCTGAGCCTCTAAGGTTTCGATGAACGTTAATacaaagtatttattattgatCAGTTGCTCGAACTGGATCATGGCAGCATCGTAGTTTGTACGAGACACATTACTACGTGATCTAGGATCATTTAATATAGGATGATGCGTAACACCGGGAAAAAATACTTTCATAATGTAATTCTTGTGGTCTAAAGTCGGAATACCGGACGACTCTAGATCAGCGGTTAAATCAGTCATATCAGTTTGTAGTTCAGCAAATGCTTGCTTACATTCCATCCTAACATTGCTTTCCAAAGTATCCATCTGTATCTGTATCCTTTTATATTCTCTCTCTGCTTGTGTACTCTTCcttctatatattattaacacTAAAACAAACAGAAACACAAGACCAAAAGTGCCAGCAGCTATTCCAGCAATTGCCTCCGGTGGGATCGGGTAAGATTTAATCACTTCGTAGCGCAGATAACCAATGGGGAACCTTAGGCTACGACCCACACGTACTACCACCAAGGGTAAACCATTTTCAGTTTTAATTCCAAGTTCATCCGTATCAGCTGGTTGTTGATCAGGAGGAATGCAAACCAATTGAGTTAAAGCAAGCGAAGTCACGTTACATGGCATTGTACCGACAGTGACGTTCACATCAGACTCGTCGCTGgcaaaaatcaaattttcccCCTCGATAACTAGCGTATCacctttatataatttaatattacgcGGAAAGGCAAGAAATTTCGGATCTTCCACATAAAGTAAGCGATTTCTAAGACTCTTAAAATGCTTTTCCAAATCTCGTACACTTTCCACATTGTCCATAATAAATGCTATTTTCAAGGATAATTGAGATTCCTTTAACTTTAATGATTGAGGTGGTGTGCTTTGACTATTAGCAGTAGCACGCTCGTTACGTTGAAGAGTCATGAACCGCTTAGCAACACTAGGACTTGGGCATTCCATCTGCGTCGGGTTTAATACTGTACAAACAGTCCTATTTACTGGCAGTAGTTCATTGTCAAAGTATACCTCCATTTCGGGCTTCTGGATAGTATCTAGATTGGTGCCGTGAACGGTGATCATACGACCACCGGAAGCAAAACTTGTCAGTGGCTTAATCTCCATAATAGTAGGATCATGAGTGTAGTTATAGGGATTACCAATTAAAGTGCGATTCGCACCGTCTATGCTAAGAGTCAGTCTGTCGATTCTTCTTACTCTATCAGATTTACTTGTTACACAAGTTAATCTGGTACTACTCGCTTGTGTGGCGTTAACATGACACGCTAATTCATCTAGATAGGCTGATATAGTACTACCAATATTCAAATACATTCCAGTAATGGCAAGTTGTGTACCACCACTTTGTGGACCAACCGATGGGTAAACACCAGACAATCGTATATccttgtaattaaataacactGCGCTTTCAGTGTAACCAGCGTCATTACCAACCACTACAGAGGCAGTGTCTGTTGCTTCGTGTCTTCCTGTACGGCAAACGATGCGTACGGACACTTCATAGTCAACTAAAGTACATGGTGTGTTACcaatatgtatttttccatCCACGTCGCTTTCTTTCAGCCCCAAATTACTACCTTCGATAGTGACCAACGTCCCACCTTCAATCGGTCCACTGAGAGGTTTAATCATGTCTATCCTCGGTTTCGGACACTCGGTGAATGGCGAGTGCAAGCAAGAATGCCGATACACGCAACTATTACCGCACCAAGTACATTCGAAACGCGCATCTCTGGTCACGCAAAGGGAACAATCTGCGTGTTCACGATGCGAACCCAACACTTCACACTTATAAAGGATGATAGTAGTCTTGTCCACGTGATGATTAATGTTCCAGACAACCGTTACCTCTGCTTCGTATTCACCAGTGACCGCCTCATACGAGTAAACTGTTTTATCACAAACTATAAAACGGCTGCTATCGACACGGGCTTGTACTTTTAAATTAGCACCCTCGATCGAGACGATGCATTGGAAACCACTGTGTCCTACTTGAGGATGCGGTAAATTCTCAACCTCGAGCACTATCTCTTTGGGTACACTGTTAGGTAACATCAATGGTTCCTGGCGTTGAACGAACTTTGGACAGTATTGTGCTCCGTGCGCGGCTAAATTTGCTTGATTCTGTGAACAGAAAGTTATCTTTTTAGAACaatactaaattttatttaaacattaataCACTTACGTTTTCTCCCGAAATGATACCCTGACAGCTTGTGTTATGTGTACATTTATTATCATATACACACCAACTACAGGCCCATTGAGATTTTACACACTCTGTACACACGGTATGCCTAGAGCAATCGAAGAAAGCGAAATTTCGTGAGACAAAATCTTTATTTGTTTCACTAGAGCGCACAGATAAAGGTACCAGAACATGATCGGCTCCGTCTGGTATATTCGGTCTTTCAAGTACGGGTGGTGTAGGACAAGACAATCCAAATCCGGTCATTAGTGCATCTATAGGTTCTGCGTTACCAAAAACACATTTGTAATTTGCGCCTGCTGGTAATTCGGGTAAAGTTCTGATTGTTAAGTGAACCGTGGTCATTTGATTGATAGGCATACGATCTGGAAGAACTTGCTCGAAATCAATGCATTGTTGTCCTGTACCTAAAGATAACCATCGTGGACTACTATGACTTGCTTTTTGACAATCTCCTCTAACTGTGCATCtagaaatatacattaatattattaaacaagagaaataatgaaaaagaaagttaGATATTTACCTTTTTTCTAATGAACACCATCCACAATAAGGATCTTTCGCGTCTAGACAACTGCTACAATTAGTATAACTACTGCAATGTTCGACTTGCACCTTAGAAATTTTAGAAGTCGATAAAACGTAAATATGTTCTCCATCTGGCGAAATCAAAGTATCGGGCATCAATCTGTTTCCTTTatcaattacaatattttcgtAGACGAATGCTTCGTTTCCAGAAAGTAAAACTTTTTTCAGAGAACCCTCGTTAGTACCCAAGAATGCAACGGTATGACTTTCTGTATTAGCTATTGTTACAGAGGTAAT is a window encoding:
- the Plexb gene encoding plexin B gives rise to the protein MCFVNYCLHIMRFLGFVSFPISPTVLFPKLLLPFYRLSFSSMSVATWFLLVLVTAAIDTPASTAPPVQENRSLHIVTQFPMGDGQRYGFYPLDPNTTREGALRFNHLTIDPATGRLYAGAINRLLQLDSNLRLEEYVSTGPRLDNPQCHATGCPSRDITTSLMDNVNKLLIADLESQTLIACGSLLQGACEKYKMSNISIKPEFIPHSVAANDESSSTYAFIGPEKYNAWGQTNILYVGTTFTNRGDYRHDVPAISSRNLHNLEFAEYTFNKQSIVYIDVKYRDHFLVKYVYGFNANNYAYFVLVQKQSHLPEEEEKGYISRLARSCINDPNYDSYTEVTLQCTVNLGDGKSQSYNLVQDAKVAPAGSDIAMQLGISVGDPIFVSVFSPSRGITNEPLSRSALCVYSLQEIETRFTENIHMCLNGSTKYRNMGYVSGPIQDGKCPAAGTAGNILHFCEVGLKISGMSPIVGQAILHFPDEFITSVTIANTESHTVAFLGTNEGSLKKVLLSGNEAFVYENIVIDKGNRLMPDTLISPDGEHIYVLSTSKISKVQVEHCSSYTNCSSCLDAKDPYCGWCSLEKRCTVRGDCQKASHSSPRWLSLGTGQQCIDFEQVLPDRMPINQMTTVHLTIRTLPELPAGANYKCVFGNAEPIDALMTGFGLSCPTPPVLERPNIPDGADHVLVPLSVRSSETNKDFVSRNFAFFDCSRHTVCTECVKSQWACSWCVYDNKCTHNTSCQGIISGENNQANLAAHGAQYCPKFVQRQEPLMLPNSVPKEIVLEVENLPHPQVGHSGFQCIVSIEGANLKVQARVDSSRFIVCDKTVYSYEAVTGEYEAEVTVVWNINHHVDKTTIILYKCEVLGSHREHADCSLCVTRDARFECTWCGNSCVYRHSCLHSPFTECPKPRIDMIKPLSGPIEGGTLVTIEGSNLGLKESDVDGKIHIGNTPCTLVDYEVSVRIVCRTGRHEATDTASVVVGNDAGYTESAVLFNYKDIRLSGVYPSVGPQSGGTQLAITGMYLNIGSTISAYLDELACHVNATQASSTRLTCVTSKSDRVRRIDRLTLSIDGANRTLIGNPYNYTHDPTIMEIKPLTSFASGGRMITVHGTNLDTIQKPEMEVYFDNELLPVNRTVCTVLNPTQMECPSPSVAKRFMTLQRNERATANSQSTPPQSLKLKESQLSLKIAFIMDNVESVRDLEKHFKSLRNRLLYVEDPKFLAFPRNIKLYKGDTLVIEGENLIFASDESDVNVTVGTMPCNVTSLALTQLVCIPPDQQPADTDELGIKTENGLPLVVVRVGRSLRFPIGYLRYEVIKSYPIPPEAIAGIAAGTFGLVFLFVLVLIIYRRKSTQAEREYKRIQIQMDTLESNVRMECKQAFAELQTDMTDLTADLESSGIPTLDHKNYIMKVFFPGVTHHPILNDPRSRSNVSRTNYDAAMIQFEQLINNKYFVLTFIETLEAQKDFNIRDKVNVASLLMVVLMGKMEYATDILMNLLLRLIEKAVNTKHPQLMLRRTESVVEKMLTNWMALCMYNYLKDYAGSSLFLLFKAIKHQIEKGPVDVITYDARYSLSEERLLREQIEHSVVTLHVVQDDLDEKIQCKVLDCDTINQVKSKILDALYKNTPFSLRPSVHDVDLEWRHGRGGHLTLQDEDLTSKCSGEWKKINTLAHYGVKESAVMSLIPRQNDGFSVACKPPCHNCKPSHYHHQQQSIHHHAHHHHLHRHANHCSSTHLPSTPNHNLISPVMYNHPVSGLYFESQHSPPIITANGDVESGHGGNQRLYHLVRPIEESHYPPGMGFTGSKHHHPERTHKAIPEIFLTRLLSTKGTVQKFVDDFLNTILTANEALPSAVKWLFDLLDDAAKQHGIVDPEVPHAWKSNSLPLRFWVNFIKNPDFMFDINKSTTVDSSLSVIAQTFMDSCSMTEHRLGKDSPSNKLLFAKDIPHYREKVGRFYTDVQRLPQITDQEMSSAMQQLSASHANEFDVIAALKELYIYVSKYYEQILEALETDAGCRKLHLAHRLENVACTLEGEETSAC